From Ramlibacter tataouinensis, the proteins below share one genomic window:
- a CDS encoding glutathione S-transferase family protein, whose protein sequence is MITLHGSPISNYHNKAKLVLLEKGIPFEERVIAFRDKNEAMLAASPLGKIPFLTTEQGSLCESQVIAEYLEQIQPEPPLLPRDPFAAAKVRELATFLDWHLEMATRQLYGAAFFGATPLSESNAARIRREIEQKIAGLKRLLKMAPYAVGDSFTLADCCAFVDLPLVGIATKTIYGEDLLLANGVDYKPYVKFIGERPAAQKVMADRKALAKS, encoded by the coding sequence ATGATCACGCTCCACGGCTCTCCCATCAGCAACTACCACAACAAGGCCAAGCTGGTCCTGCTGGAAAAAGGCATTCCCTTCGAGGAGAGGGTGATCGCCTTCCGCGACAAGAACGAGGCCATGCTGGCCGCTTCGCCGCTGGGCAAGATCCCCTTCCTGACGACGGAGCAAGGCAGCCTGTGCGAGAGCCAGGTGATCGCGGAGTACCTGGAGCAGATCCAGCCCGAGCCGCCGTTGCTGCCGCGCGATCCCTTCGCCGCCGCCAAGGTGCGCGAGCTGGCGACCTTCCTCGACTGGCACCTGGAAATGGCGACGCGCCAGTTGTACGGTGCCGCCTTCTTCGGCGCCACGCCCCTGAGCGAGAGCAACGCGGCGCGCATCCGGCGCGAGATCGAGCAGAAAATCGCCGGGCTCAAGCGCCTGCTGAAGATGGCGCCCTACGCGGTGGGCGACAGCTTCACGCTGGCGGATTGCTGCGCCTTCGTCGACCTGCCGCTGGTGGGCATCGCCACCAAGACCATCTACGGCGAAGACCTGCTGCTGGCCAACGGCGTCGACTACAAGCCCTACGTCAAGTTCATTGGCGAGCGGCCGGCGGCGCAGAAGGTGATGGCGGACCGCAAGGCGCTCGCCAAGTCCTGA
- a CDS encoding AMP-binding protein: protein MTPDGVTVAQGSFEPLLERVSLRGCIDHWARVRGDAPALLDFGQAVSYAQLSDFVSTCAAELARAGLGPGCRVGVMAAPDVAGARVTLAVTCSCVLVPISVAVPPAELVDLGRIYGLDALVVPPDLPAALREAVLAAGLTVLQYRENALEVLVQGAAPRARSPALAGVALLLRSSGTTGRPKVVAVTHGNLVAMAQKLASPAWFGIGPGDRTVAMLPLHYAAGLKNLLLVPAILGASVAFPPPGAVFAAEAWLARLAPTYLCTTPATLRALVERLSPLEQAARAGPALRFIMCGSAYVPGDLRATAHGLWGVPVLEFYGLSEAGVMAANPPRRPKPGTAGLIAKGELFIADASGRELPPGEVGQIVVRGPSVSPGYVVDQGLAGEQGHTGCLPTGDLGWIDEDGYLTISGRAKEVINRGGEKVFPYEVERALLDHPDVREAAVFGVPHPRLGEGVAAAVVAQPGRAPAVADLTAFLLARIARHKIPHGIQLLRELPRGATGKVLRPRLAELHMQVRPTVLAPDSLIELVVLDLWQRLLKTDRIGVDDDFHDKGGDSLLAADMLLEVERLAGVSLEGFSPAVLTVRAVVDAVADGLPPSPALVTPIKQGTGAPLFFCHGDHAARGVYAHQFAALLGDRRPVFLLDCPKDDARSDVEAVAALYLPEVLRCAAGGAPVFLAGYCTAGLVAWQLAHLLRVRGAKVAGVLMVDTPSLNGGRGFRLLANILRRYGEWVPGRAGDFVRNEAMRGFWSLRRYGPRRVAASLARRAAAAFSGVPAPSGRHARYAELELRYYQRMARFVPPRIDVPLTCLVAEKGTHFDTDPSRWREWVRDLRVLRIPGDHSSCVIRHRAEFAAALVQAIVAQGTAH, encoded by the coding sequence ATGACACCGGATGGCGTGACGGTCGCCCAGGGCAGCTTCGAGCCGCTGTTGGAGCGGGTGAGCCTGCGCGGCTGCATCGACCACTGGGCGCGGGTCCGGGGCGACGCGCCCGCCTTGCTCGACTTCGGGCAGGCGGTGAGCTACGCCCAGCTGTCCGACTTCGTCTCCACCTGCGCGGCCGAGCTCGCGCGCGCCGGCCTGGGGCCCGGCTGCCGGGTGGGCGTGATGGCCGCGCCCGATGTGGCCGGGGCCCGCGTGACGCTTGCCGTCACCTGCAGCTGCGTGCTGGTGCCCATCAGCGTGGCGGTTCCGCCCGCCGAGCTGGTGGACCTGGGCCGAATCTACGGGCTCGACGCCCTGGTGGTGCCGCCGGACCTGCCGGCGGCGCTGCGCGAGGCCGTGCTGGCGGCCGGCCTCACGGTGCTGCAGTACCGTGAGAACGCACTGGAGGTCCTCGTCCAAGGAGCGGCGCCGCGCGCCCGGTCGCCGGCGCTGGCCGGCGTGGCACTGCTGCTGCGCTCCTCGGGAACGACAGGCCGGCCCAAGGTCGTGGCAGTCACCCACGGGAACCTGGTGGCCATGGCGCAAAAGCTCGCCTCGCCCGCCTGGTTCGGCATCGGGCCGGGCGATCGCACGGTGGCCATGCTGCCGCTGCACTATGCGGCCGGCCTGAAGAACCTGCTGCTCGTGCCCGCGATCCTGGGCGCCTCGGTGGCCTTTCCACCGCCCGGCGCCGTCTTCGCAGCGGAAGCCTGGCTGGCCCGGCTGGCCCCCACCTACCTGTGCACGACGCCGGCCACGCTGCGCGCGCTGGTCGAGCGGCTCTCGCCCCTCGAGCAGGCTGCCCGGGCCGGGCCGGCCCTGCGCTTCATCATGTGTGGATCGGCCTACGTGCCCGGCGACCTGCGCGCGACGGCGCACGGCCTCTGGGGCGTTCCCGTGCTGGAGTTCTACGGGCTCAGCGAGGCCGGCGTGATGGCCGCCAATCCGCCGCGCCGGCCGAAGCCGGGAACGGCGGGCCTCATTGCCAAGGGGGAGCTGTTCATCGCCGATGCTTCCGGACGCGAGCTGCCGCCGGGCGAGGTCGGCCAGATCGTGGTGCGCGGACCTTCGGTGTCGCCCGGCTACGTGGTGGACCAGGGCCTCGCCGGCGAGCAGGGGCACACCGGCTGCCTGCCGACGGGTGACCTTGGCTGGATCGACGAGGACGGTTACCTGACGATCTCCGGGCGCGCCAAGGAAGTCATCAACCGCGGTGGCGAGAAGGTGTTCCCCTACGAAGTGGAAAGGGCGCTCCTCGACCATCCCGACGTGCGCGAGGCCGCGGTCTTCGGCGTGCCCCACCCCCGCCTGGGTGAGGGCGTGGCGGCCGCGGTGGTGGCCCAGCCCGGCAGGGCGCCGGCGGTCGCGGACCTCACGGCCTTCCTGTTGGCGCGCATCGCCCGCCACAAGATCCCGCACGGCATCCAGCTGCTGCGCGAGTTGCCCCGCGGCGCCACGGGCAAGGTGCTGCGGCCCCGCTTGGCTGAGCTGCACATGCAGGTGCGCCCGACGGTGCTGGCGCCGGATTCATTGATCGAATTGGTGGTGCTGGACCTCTGGCAGCGCCTGCTGAAAACGGACCGGATCGGTGTGGACGACGATTTCCACGACAAGGGAGGCGATTCGCTGCTGGCCGCCGACATGCTGCTGGAAGTCGAACGCCTGGCCGGCGTCTCCCTGGAGGGCTTCAGTCCGGCAGTGCTCACCGTGCGCGCTGTCGTGGACGCGGTGGCCGACGGCCTGCCGCCCAGCCCGGCCCTGGTCACGCCCATCAAGCAGGGGACCGGTGCCCCGCTGTTCTTCTGCCATGGTGACCACGCGGCACGCGGCGTCTACGCCCACCAGTTTGCGGCGCTGCTCGGGGACCGCCGCCCGGTCTTCCTGCTCGACTGCCCGAAGGACGATGCCCGCAGCGACGTCGAAGCGGTCGCCGCCCTGTACCTGCCCGAGGTGCTGCGTTGTGCCGCCGGCGGCGCACCGGTGTTCCTGGCCGGCTACTGCACCGCCGGCCTGGTGGCTTGGCAGCTGGCGCATCTGCTGCGCGTCCGCGGTGCGAAGGTGGCCGGCGTCCTGATGGTCGACACCCCGTCGCTCAATGGCGGCCGCGGGTTCCGGCTGCTGGCGAACATCCTGAGGCGCTATGGCGAGTGGGTCCCAGGCCGCGCCGGCGACTTCGTGCGCAACGAAGCCATGCGCGGCTTCTGGTCCCTGAGGCGCTACGGGCCGCGCCGCGTTGCCGCTTCGCTGGCGAGGCGCGCAGCCGCGGCGTTCAGCGGGGTGCCGGCGCCTTCCGGCCGGCACGCCCGCTATGCCGAGCTGGAGCTCAGGTACTACCAGCGCATGGCGCGCTTCGTGCCGCCGCGCATCGACGTGCCCCTGACCTGCCTGGTCGCCGAGAAGGGGACGCACTTCGACACCGATCCGTCCCGCTGGCGCGAGTGGGTGCGCGACCTCCGGGTGCTGCGCATTCCAGGCGACCATTCCTCGTGCGTCATCCGGCACCGCGCGGAGTTCGCCGCGGCCCTGGTGCAGGCGATAGTCGCGCAAGGGACAGCACACTAG
- a CDS encoding dienelactone hydrolase family protein yields the protein MTRLTAQDFDQELLVLFDAYVHGDLDRRGFLSKAGKYAKAGVTAAGLLAALSPDFALGEQVRADDTRLRAQQLSVPSPAGHGSIDGYLVRPASASPSAKLPAVLVIHENRGLNPHIREIARRLALDGFMAFAPDALTPVGGYPGDEDKARAAFATLEQPKTLQDFLASAQWLESRADCTGKLGAVGFCWGGGMVHTLATRLPELDAGVPFYGNSPAPELASRVKAPLLVHLAGVDERINAAWPTYEAALKSAGAKYAVHQYAGTQHGFNNDTTPRYDAAAAKLAWERTVAFFDATLRSA from the coding sequence ATGACCCGGCTGACCGCACAGGACTTCGACCAGGAACTGCTGGTCCTTTTCGACGCCTACGTGCACGGCGATCTCGACCGGCGCGGCTTTCTCTCGAAGGCAGGCAAGTACGCCAAGGCCGGTGTCACGGCGGCCGGCCTGCTCGCCGCCCTCAGCCCGGACTTCGCGTTGGGCGAACAGGTGCGCGCGGACGACACGCGCCTGCGCGCGCAGCAGCTCAGCGTGCCATCGCCGGCCGGCCACGGCTCGATCGACGGCTACCTGGTGCGTCCGGCGTCCGCCTCGCCCAGCGCGAAGCTGCCGGCCGTGCTGGTGATCCACGAGAACCGCGGCCTCAACCCGCATATCCGCGAAATCGCGCGCCGGCTGGCGCTGGACGGCTTCATGGCGTTCGCGCCGGACGCGCTCACGCCCGTGGGGGGCTACCCGGGCGACGAGGACAAGGCACGCGCGGCCTTTGCCACGCTGGAGCAGCCGAAGACGCTGCAGGACTTTCTCGCTTCCGCACAGTGGCTGGAATCCCGTGCCGACTGCACAGGCAAGCTCGGGGCGGTGGGCTTCTGCTGGGGAGGGGGCATGGTGCACACGCTCGCCACCCGGCTCCCCGAGCTGGACGCCGGCGTGCCTTTCTACGGCAACTCGCCCGCGCCCGAACTGGCCTCGCGCGTGAAGGCGCCCCTGCTCGTTCATCTGGCCGGCGTCGACGAGCGCATCAACGCCGCCTGGCCCACCTACGAGGCCGCACTCAAGAGCGCAGGCGCCAAGTACGCGGTGCACCAGTACGCCGGCACGCAGCACGGCTTCAACAACGACACGACGCCGCGCTACGACGCCGCCGCGGCGAAGCTCGCTTGGGAGCGCACGGTCGCGTTCTTCGACGCGACCCTGCGCAGCGCATAG
- a CDS encoding PaaI family thioesterase — protein MSSTAPLDQVRAINAMAAFNRWCGIEVERAEPGKVEISMPWRPEAGQYSGFLHAGLVGALIDTACGFAAVTVVGRVLASHYAVNCLRPAVGERFVARARVVKSGKSQVFTACELYAQSAGEEKLVATGETLLSVVQAGPEA, from the coding sequence ATGAGCAGCACTGCCCCGTTGGACCAGGTCCGCGCGATCAACGCCATGGCAGCGTTCAACCGATGGTGCGGCATCGAAGTCGAGCGCGCCGAGCCCGGCAAGGTCGAAATCAGCATGCCGTGGCGCCCGGAGGCCGGTCAGTACTCCGGCTTCCTGCACGCGGGGCTGGTCGGTGCGCTCATCGACACGGCCTGCGGCTTTGCCGCCGTCACGGTCGTGGGCCGCGTGTTGGCTTCGCACTACGCGGTCAACTGCCTTCGCCCCGCGGTCGGCGAGCGCTTCGTGGCCCGGGCCCGGGTCGTCAAGTCGGGCAAGTCGCAGGTCTTCACCGCGTGTGAGCTCTACGCCCAGTCAGCGGGCGAGGAAAAGCTCGTTGCCACCGGCGAAACCCTGCTTAGCGTGGTCCAGGCTGGACCAGAAGCCTGA
- a CDS encoding serine hydrolase domain-containing protein: MKSMLSRRDSLLAIGAGLCAGWARAEPEEALLGKGQAYPIGNRANWYINPYRVGSWSAMDQVRGLPTRAVARGTGTSPLPVASQAPAIRWRFRNIGLGVDDYLERQRATGLLVIQNGRVVLERYRYGRSRDARFLSFSMAKSVTSMLVGIALARGAIASLEDRADRYVPELAGSEYGKTAIVDLLRMSSGLTFTERYDGQDDIARLSRAAQTGDPSVLSVLRSVTQRHSPPGAKFSYASAETEVLGRVLSAATGRTLAELTHEWLWAPLGAEADAFWVLASDGQERASGFFNATLHDWGRLGQLVADGGRVGATQVVPADYLLAATDAARQPEAFRPRRATPFFGYGFQFWLLPLQERTIAFQGVHGQAVFVQPASRIVMVHTAVFEAASGRQDPQPLQERNAFWRGVLESLGGSTAELAA; the protein is encoded by the coding sequence ATGAAATCCATGCTGTCGCGACGCGACTCGCTGCTTGCGATCGGCGCGGGCCTTTGCGCCGGCTGGGCGCGCGCCGAGCCGGAGGAGGCCCTGCTCGGCAAGGGGCAGGCTTACCCCATCGGCAACCGCGCCAACTGGTACATCAATCCCTACCGGGTGGGCTCCTGGTCGGCGATGGACCAGGTGCGCGGACTGCCCACGCGCGCGGTCGCGCGTGGCACCGGCACCAGCCCTTTGCCGGTGGCATCGCAGGCGCCCGCGATCCGCTGGCGATTCCGGAACATCGGCCTGGGCGTCGACGACTACCTGGAGCGGCAGCGCGCCACCGGCCTGCTGGTGATCCAGAACGGCCGCGTGGTCCTGGAGCGCTACCGGTACGGCCGAAGCCGCGACGCGCGCTTTCTCTCCTTCTCCATGGCCAAGAGCGTCACCTCGATGCTGGTCGGCATCGCGCTCGCCCGCGGGGCCATCGCATCGCTGGAGGACCGCGCCGACCGGTACGTGCCTGAACTGGCGGGTAGCGAATACGGAAAGACGGCCATCGTGGACCTGCTGCGAATGAGTTCGGGCCTGACCTTCACGGAGCGCTACGACGGCCAGGACGACATCGCGCGCTTGTCGCGCGCGGCCCAGACCGGCGATCCGTCGGTGCTGTCGGTGCTGCGTTCAGTGACGCAGCGCCATTCGCCGCCGGGCGCAAAGTTCTCCTATGCCAGCGCGGAGACCGAGGTGCTGGGGCGCGTGCTCTCCGCGGCGACGGGACGCACGCTGGCGGAGCTCACGCACGAGTGGCTCTGGGCGCCGCTGGGCGCGGAAGCGGATGCCTTCTGGGTGCTCGCCAGCGACGGCCAGGAGCGGGCCTCGGGGTTCTTCAACGCGACGCTGCATGACTGGGGGCGGCTTGGCCAGCTCGTCGCCGACGGGGGCCGGGTGGGCGCCACGCAGGTGGTTCCCGCCGACTACCTGCTCGCGGCCACGGATGCCGCGCGCCAACCGGAGGCGTTCCGGCCCCGCCGGGCGACGCCCTTTTTCGGCTACGGCTTCCAGTTCTGGCTGCTGCCCTTGCAGGAGCGCACGATCGCGTTCCAGGGCGTGCACGGCCAAGCCGTGTTCGTGCAGCCGGCCAGCCGCATCGTGATGGTGCACACCGCGGTGTTCGAAGCCGCGAGCGGCCGCCAGGACCCGCAGCCGCTGCAGGAGCGCAATGCCTTCTGGCGCGGCGTGCTCGAATCCCTGGGCGGCAGCACCGCCGAACTCGCGGCCTGA
- a CDS encoding ion transporter, giving the protein MIPGSQTDLGRPAQGWRRRMYEVIFESETAAGRVFDKVIVAAILVSVAVVIADSVPALNRRLRVPFDIAEWCFTLLFTAEYIARIVSVQRPWRYIRSFFGIVDLLSVLPTYLALFFPETHALIDVRILRLLRVFRIFKLTDYMVEYQLLAEALAASRRKIMVFLSAVVMVVLILGTLLYVVEGPEHGFSDIPTSVYWAITTITTVGFGDITPKTWAGRSIASVMMLIGWGTLAVPTGIVTAEMTVRRQAPARPRSCPACGAAGLESQARFCQMCGTDLPPG; this is encoded by the coding sequence ATGATTCCTGGCAGCCAGACCGATCTGGGGCGGCCGGCCCAAGGCTGGCGCCGCCGGATGTACGAGGTGATCTTCGAGTCGGAGACGGCCGCAGGCCGCGTGTTCGACAAGGTGATCGTCGCGGCGATCCTGGTCAGCGTGGCGGTGGTGATCGCCGACAGCGTGCCGGCGCTGAATCGCCGCCTGCGCGTGCCCTTCGACATCGCCGAATGGTGCTTCACCCTGCTGTTCACCGCCGAGTACATCGCGCGCATCGTGAGCGTGCAGCGGCCCTGGCGCTACATCCGCAGCTTCTTCGGCATCGTGGACCTGCTGTCGGTGCTGCCGACTTATCTGGCGCTGTTCTTTCCGGAGACCCACGCCCTCATCGACGTGCGCATCCTGCGCCTGCTGCGGGTCTTCCGGATCTTCAAGCTCACGGACTACATGGTGGAGTACCAGCTGCTGGCCGAAGCGCTGGCCGCGAGCCGCCGCAAGATCATGGTGTTCCTGTCGGCGGTGGTGATGGTGGTGCTGATCCTCGGCACGCTGCTCTACGTGGTGGAAGGACCGGAGCACGGCTTCAGCGACATCCCCACCTCGGTGTACTGGGCCATCACGACGATCACCACAGTGGGCTTCGGCGACATCACGCCCAAGACCTGGGCCGGGCGCTCGATCGCCTCGGTGATGATGCTCATCGGCTGGGGCACGCTGGCCGTCCCCACCGGCATCGTCACCGCGGAGATGACCGTGCGGCGGCAAGCCCCTGCACGGCCGCGCTCGTGTCCCGCTTGCGGAGCCGCCGGGCTTGAGTCGCAGGCGCGGTTCTGCCAGATGTGCGGCACCGACTTGCCGCCCGGCTGA
- a CDS encoding Bug family tripartite tricarboxylate transporter substrate binding protein, whose protein sequence is MQRSRLRSLAILAFATAALAPIGNALAQGAWPTKPVRIIVTFPPGGAPDTLARVLAEKWAGLGQPITVENKPGAGGNIGADMVAKSPGDGHTLVVGTVGTHAINAALYERMPYNHIKDFTPISFLASTPNLLVINKNVPANNVKELIELAKKDKLFFGSSGSGTSIHLSGELFNTMAGVKMQHVPYKGRAEAIPDLLGGRIQMIFDNMPSALPLVQKGELKGIAVTSAKRSPAAPEIPTIAESGLPGFEATSWFALLGAAGMPREVQMRINAETLKALAMPDVKEKLSKLGLEPNPGTPEALAGLIQSETAKWAKVVKESGAKIE, encoded by the coding sequence ATGCAGCGTTCACGCCTTCGCTCCCTCGCCATCCTCGCGTTCGCCACGGCGGCGCTGGCGCCCATCGGCAACGCCCTCGCGCAGGGCGCCTGGCCGACCAAGCCGGTGCGCATCATCGTCACGTTCCCGCCGGGCGGCGCGCCGGACACGCTGGCGCGCGTGCTGGCGGAGAAGTGGGCCGGGCTGGGGCAGCCCATCACGGTGGAGAACAAGCCGGGCGCCGGGGGCAACATCGGCGCCGACATGGTGGCCAAGTCGCCCGGCGACGGGCACACGCTGGTCGTGGGGACGGTGGGCACGCACGCGATCAACGCGGCGCTGTACGAGCGCATGCCCTACAACCACATCAAGGACTTCACGCCGATCAGCTTCCTCGCCTCCACGCCGAACCTGCTGGTGATCAACAAGAACGTGCCGGCGAACAACGTGAAGGAACTGATCGAGCTGGCGAAGAAGGACAAGCTGTTCTTCGGCTCCTCGGGCAGCGGCACCTCCATCCACCTGTCCGGCGAACTGTTCAATACGATGGCCGGCGTGAAGATGCAGCACGTGCCCTACAAGGGCCGCGCCGAGGCCATTCCCGACCTGCTGGGCGGGCGCATCCAGATGATCTTCGACAACATGCCCTCGGCCCTGCCGCTGGTGCAGAAAGGCGAGCTCAAGGGCATCGCGGTGACCAGCGCGAAACGCTCGCCTGCCGCGCCCGAGATTCCCACCATCGCCGAGTCCGGCCTGCCGGGCTTCGAGGCGACCTCCTGGTTCGCGCTGCTCGGGGCGGCCGGCATGCCGCGCGAGGTGCAGATGCGCATCAATGCCGAGACGCTCAAGGCGCTGGCCATGCCGGACGTGAAGGAAAAGCTCTCCAAGCTCGGGCTGGAGCCGAACCCGGGCACGCCGGAAGCGCTGGCCGGCCTGATCCAGTCGGAGACAGCCAAGTGGGCCAAGGTCGTGAAAGAATCCGGGGCCAAGATTGAATGA
- a CDS encoding 5'-3' exonuclease — protein sequence MIIDVIDGTYELFRHFYGLRRFTKGEDPPFGAVTGVLNGVLQIIENRATHVGVATDHVIESFRNRLWPGYKTGAGIDPALSAQFHPLEEGLAAMGVVVWPMVELEADDALATAARLADEDPRVEKVLIWTPDKDLAQCVRADRVLQVDRRGNKIRAAQDIRAKFGVEPALIPDYLALVGDTADGYPGIPGIGPVGAARLLNRYGPIESFPADVLGDRLADAKLFKRLATLVTDAKLFSDVEALRWRGPTPAFAAWTRRISAPKLLQRALDVQAKLEQAP from the coding sequence GTGATCATCGACGTCATCGACGGCACCTACGAGCTGTTCCGGCACTTCTACGGCCTGCGCCGCTTCACCAAGGGCGAAGACCCGCCCTTTGGCGCGGTGACCGGCGTCCTCAACGGGGTGCTGCAGATCATCGAGAACCGGGCCACGCACGTCGGGGTCGCGACCGACCACGTCATCGAGTCCTTCCGCAATCGCCTGTGGCCCGGGTACAAGACCGGGGCCGGCATCGATCCGGCGCTGTCCGCCCAGTTCCATCCCCTGGAAGAAGGGCTGGCCGCGATGGGCGTCGTGGTCTGGCCGATGGTCGAGCTCGAGGCGGACGACGCGCTGGCGACCGCGGCCCGGCTGGCGGACGAAGACCCGCGGGTGGAAAAGGTGCTGATCTGGACGCCGGACAAGGACCTGGCCCAGTGCGTTCGCGCCGACCGCGTCCTGCAGGTCGATCGCAGGGGCAACAAGATCCGGGCCGCGCAGGACATCCGGGCCAAGTTCGGCGTCGAACCGGCCTTGATCCCCGACTATCTCGCGCTGGTCGGCGACACCGCCGATGGCTACCCCGGCATCCCGGGTATCGGGCCGGTGGGCGCCGCGCGGCTGCTGAACCGCTACGGGCCGATCGAATCATTCCCGGCCGATGTTCTGGGCGACCGGCTAGCGGACGCGAAGCTGTTCAAGCGGCTGGCGACCCTCGTGACCGACGCCAAGCTGTTCAGCGACGTCGAGGCCTTGCGCTGGCGCGGACCGACCCCGGCGTTTGCCGCGTGGACCCGGCGCATCAGCGCGCCCAAGCTGCTGCAGCGCGCGCTCGACGTGCAGGCGAAGCTGGAACAGGCACCGTGA
- a CDS encoding c-type cytochrome: MSRATLSGLGALAAVVAASCGGGNQDDAGQEAVLGAKGRQTALAAQGRQVFRFETFGDEAKWTDTLRMHEVIAAAVDPTTALSVGLKVDADALPQGVKNGIAKGRIDLTSPATTVALLKMDAVVGLKGTVETVAGVDRLVRVGITCALCHSTVDNSFAPGIGKRLDGWPNRDLNVGAIIALSPAVGSAEKDVLNGWGKGKYDPRHNIDGLNKPVVIPPAYGLAGIHRITFTGDGEDIAYWNRYVAVTQMGGQGSFSDPRLPLSITNGTEDLVSDKLPALQAYQLTLTAPPAPAGSFDTVAAARGKAVFDGRGQCASCHAGALFTDANSRLHPPADSVVEPETPSYAARSATRQYRTSPLKGLWQHPPYFHDGSAATAEDVAATYNAKRSLGLTPQEISDLAHYLKSL, from the coding sequence ATGAGCCGGGCAACGTTGAGCGGGCTTGGAGCCCTTGCCGCTGTGGTGGCGGCAAGCTGCGGCGGCGGCAACCAAGACGATGCGGGACAAGAAGCCGTTCTGGGCGCGAAGGGACGGCAAACCGCCCTGGCCGCGCAGGGGCGGCAGGTATTCCGTTTCGAAACCTTCGGCGACGAGGCGAAGTGGACCGATACCTTGCGCATGCACGAGGTCATCGCGGCGGCGGTGGACCCGACCACCGCACTGTCGGTCGGGTTGAAGGTGGATGCGGATGCGCTTCCGCAGGGCGTGAAGAACGGAATCGCCAAAGGTCGCATCGACCTGACGAGCCCGGCCACGACCGTCGCGCTGCTGAAGATGGACGCGGTGGTCGGCCTGAAAGGCACCGTCGAAACCGTGGCCGGCGTCGACCGACTGGTGCGCGTGGGCATTACCTGCGCGCTGTGCCACTCCACGGTCGACAATTCATTCGCGCCGGGCATCGGCAAGCGCCTGGACGGCTGGCCGAATCGCGACCTGAACGTGGGCGCGATCATCGCGCTGTCGCCCGCCGTGGGCTCCGCCGAAAAGGACGTTCTCAACGGGTGGGGCAAGGGCAAGTACGACCCGCGCCACAACATCGACGGCCTGAACAAGCCGGTGGTGATTCCGCCCGCCTACGGCCTGGCCGGCATCCACCGCATCACCTTCACCGGCGACGGCGAGGACATCGCCTACTGGAACCGCTATGTGGCTGTCACGCAGATGGGCGGCCAGGGCAGCTTCTCGGACCCGCGGCTGCCCTTGAGCATTACCAACGGCACAGAGGACCTGGTCAGCGACAAGCTCCCTGCCCTGCAGGCCTACCAGCTCACGCTGACCGCGCCGCCGGCGCCGGCCGGCAGTTTCGACACGGTGGCCGCGGCGCGGGGCAAGGCCGTCTTCGACGGCCGGGGGCAATGCGCCAGCTGCCATGCGGGAGCGCTGTTCACCGACGCCAACTCGCGGCTGCACCCGCCGGCCGACTCGGTGGTCGAGCCCGAAACCCCGAGCTACGCCGCCCGCTCCGCCACGCGGCAGTACCGCACCTCGCCCCTGAAGGGCCTGTGGCAGCACCCGCCGTACTTCCATGACGGGTCGGCCGCGACGGCCGAAGATGTGGCCGCCACCTACAACGCCAAGCGCTCGCTCGGCCTCACGCCGCAGGAGATCTCCGATCTCGCCCACTACCTGAAGTCGCTGTAG